A genomic region of Mycobacterium sp. Aquia_213 contains the following coding sequences:
- the gabT gene encoding 4-aminobutyrate--2-oxoglutarate transaminase — MASLEQTRQLVTEIPGPRSLELNKRRTSAVSHGVGVTLPVFVARAGGGIVEDVDGNRLIDLGSGIAVTTIGNSSPRVVDAVREQVAEFTHTCFMVTPYESYIEVAEELNRITPGSGEKRSVLFNSGAEAVENAIKIARSYTRKPAVVAFDHAYHGRTNMTMALTAKSMPYKSGFGPFAPEIYRAPMSYPYRDGLLDKDLATDGELAAARAIGIFEKQVGAANLAAVIIEPIQGEGGFIVPAEGFLPALVDWCHKNNVVFIADEVQSGFARTGAMFACEHEGPNGLEPDLICTAKGIAGGLPLSAVTGRAEIMDAPHVSGLGGTFGGNPVACAAALASIETIENDGLIERAQQIERLTTDVLLRMQAGDDRIGDVRGRGAMIAVELVKSGTSDPDAELTNKLATAAGAAGVIVLTCGMFGNVIRLLPPLTISDELLTEGLEVLRLLLADL; from the coding sequence GTGGCCAGCCTCGAACAGACCCGCCAGCTGGTTACCGAAATCCCCGGTCCCCGGTCGCTGGAGCTGAACAAGCGCCGCACCTCGGCGGTGTCCCACGGCGTGGGCGTCACCCTCCCCGTGTTCGTCGCCCGCGCCGGCGGCGGCATCGTCGAGGACGTCGACGGGAACCGGCTCATCGACCTGGGCTCCGGCATCGCCGTCACCACGATCGGCAACTCCTCGCCGCGGGTGGTCGACGCGGTGCGCGAACAGGTCGCCGAGTTCACCCACACCTGCTTCATGGTCACGCCGTACGAGTCCTACATCGAGGTCGCCGAAGAGCTGAACCGGATCACCCCAGGCTCGGGCGAGAAGCGTTCGGTGCTGTTCAATTCCGGGGCCGAGGCCGTCGAGAACGCCATCAAGATCGCGCGCTCCTACACCCGCAAACCCGCCGTCGTGGCCTTCGACCACGCCTATCACGGCCGCACCAACATGACGATGGCGCTGACGGCGAAGTCGATGCCGTACAAGAGCGGCTTCGGCCCGTTCGCGCCGGAGATCTACCGGGCGCCGATGTCCTACCCGTACCGCGATGGCCTGCTCGACAAGGACCTGGCCACCGACGGCGAGCTGGCCGCCGCGCGGGCGATCGGCATCTTCGAGAAGCAGGTCGGCGCCGCCAACCTGGCCGCCGTCATCATCGAGCCCATCCAGGGCGAGGGCGGATTCATCGTCCCGGCCGAGGGCTTCCTGCCGGCGCTGGTGGACTGGTGCCACAAGAACAATGTGGTGTTCATCGCCGACGAGGTGCAAAGCGGCTTCGCGCGCACCGGGGCGATGTTCGCCTGCGAACACGAGGGCCCCAATGGTCTAGAGCCCGACCTGATCTGCACCGCCAAGGGCATCGCCGGCGGGCTGCCGCTTTCGGCGGTGACGGGCCGGGCCGAGATCATGGACGCCCCGCACGTCAGCGGCCTGGGCGGCACCTTCGGCGGCAACCCCGTTGCCTGCGCGGCGGCCCTGGCCAGCATCGAGACCATCGAGAACGACGGGCTGATCGAGCGCGCCCAGCAGATCGAGCGCCTGACCACCGACGTGCTGCTGCGGATGCAGGCCGGCGACGACCGGATCGGCGACGTGCGCGGCCGCGGCGCCATGATCGCCGTCGAGCTGGTCAAGTCCGGCACCAGCGACCCCGACGCCGAGCTGACCAACAAGCTGGCCACCGCGGCCGGCGCCGCCGGAGTCATCGTGCTGACCTGCGGCATGTTCGGCAATGTCATCCGGCTGTTGCCGCCGCTGACCATCAGCGACGAGCTGCTTACCGAGGGCCTCGAGGTCCTGCGCCTGCTGCTGGCCGACCTGTAG
- a CDS encoding RND family transporter produces the protein MARMIHRFAVPIILGWLGVVVVLSVAVPQLEAVAEQHSISLVPKDAPSYRATKHIGTVFKEGNSDSSAVIVLEDDHRLDDAAHTYYDGLIRKLRADPMHVQSIQDFWGDPLTAAGAQSNDGKAALVQVNLAGNQGELRATESIEAVRRIVGGSPAPPGLTVGITGVAAFASDLKHSGDASMLKLTLTTVAVVFFILLFVYRSIVTVILLLVTVGVELAAARGAVALVVHNSALGLTPFAVSLLTSLAIAAGTDYGIFIVGRYQEARQAGEDPEAAFYTMYRGTAHVIIGSGLTIAGAIFCLAFARMPSFQTLGVPCGVGIVVTTAVALTLGPAVLTVGSRFGLFEPKRVVQVGRWRRIGTATVRWPAPILAATLTVALVGLLALPGYRASYDDRVYLPAAIPANKGFAAVARHFSQAQMKPEVLMIETDHDMRNPADFLVLNKLAKAVLAVPGIWRVKAITRPSGLPLEHATLPFQISLRNAAMLQTMKQQQDRMKDLLSQADEIAKTIDITQRLYDLMQQLADTTHHLTVNTHDTVAITTELRDNISGFDDFLRPIRSYFYWEKHCFDIPICWSVRSLFDSFDGIDEISDKLAELATDLDRVDVLMPRLNAELPVMISTMQTLRTMMLTMHSTMSGVLAQMNQLGENPTAMAHAFDTARDDDSFYLPPAVFENKDFRRAMDGFVSPDGHAARFIIEHREDPATVEGIARIEPIRTAAEESLKTTPLSGSGIYLAGTAATLKDTSSGARWDLLIAGTSSLCLIFIIMLVLTRAFVAAFVIVGTVALSLGASFGLSVLFWQYLMSFPLYWLVVVTSVIVLLAVGSDYNLLLVSRFKEEIDAGLNTGIIRAMGGTGKVVTNAGLVFAFTMASMIVSDLRAIGQIGTTIGIGLLFDTLLVRALMTPSIAALLGRWFWWPLSVRNRPASALLRPFGARSSVRALVHSE, from the coding sequence ATGGCCCGGATGATCCACCGGTTCGCGGTGCCCATCATCTTGGGCTGGCTGGGAGTTGTCGTCGTCCTCAGTGTCGCCGTCCCGCAGCTCGAAGCGGTCGCGGAACAACACTCGATCTCGCTGGTACCCAAGGACGCACCTTCATACCGGGCGACGAAGCACATCGGCACGGTGTTCAAGGAAGGAAACTCGGACAGTTCCGCGGTGATCGTCCTGGAGGATGATCACCGCCTCGACGACGCGGCCCACACGTACTACGACGGGCTGATTCGCAAGTTGCGGGCCGATCCGATGCACGTGCAGAGCATCCAGGACTTCTGGGGAGATCCACTCACCGCCGCGGGCGCGCAAAGCAATGACGGCAAAGCCGCACTGGTTCAGGTGAATCTTGCGGGTAATCAAGGCGAGTTACGGGCCACCGAATCCATCGAAGCCGTCCGCAGGATCGTCGGCGGTTCGCCCGCACCGCCCGGGCTAACGGTGGGGATCACCGGGGTTGCGGCGTTCGCTTCGGATTTGAAACACAGTGGCGACGCATCGATGCTCAAGCTGACTTTGACCACGGTTGCCGTGGTCTTTTTCATTCTGCTGTTCGTCTACCGTTCGATCGTCACCGTGATCCTGCTGCTGGTCACGGTCGGAGTCGAATTGGCCGCGGCGCGCGGCGCCGTCGCTCTTGTGGTGCACAACAGCGCCCTGGGCCTCACTCCATTCGCGGTCAGTCTGCTCACCTCGCTGGCCATCGCGGCGGGAACCGACTACGGGATCTTCATCGTCGGGCGCTACCAGGAAGCCCGGCAGGCCGGCGAGGACCCCGAAGCCGCGTTCTACACGATGTATCGCGGAACCGCGCACGTCATCATCGGTTCCGGATTGACGATCGCCGGGGCGATTTTCTGCCTCGCCTTCGCCCGAATGCCGTCGTTCCAAACCCTGGGCGTGCCCTGCGGGGTGGGGATCGTCGTCACGACGGCGGTCGCGCTCACGCTGGGGCCGGCGGTGCTGACCGTGGGCAGCCGGTTCGGCCTGTTCGAGCCCAAACGGGTCGTCCAGGTCGGTCGGTGGCGGCGAATCGGCACGGCGACCGTGCGCTGGCCCGCACCGATTCTCGCCGCGACACTGACGGTCGCGCTGGTCGGGCTGCTCGCACTGCCGGGATACCGGGCCAGCTACGACGACCGCGTGTATCTGCCCGCGGCCATCCCGGCCAACAAGGGATTCGCGGCCGTGGCACGCCATTTCTCGCAGGCGCAGATGAAGCCCGAGGTTTTGATGATCGAAACGGACCATGATATGCGAAATCCGGCGGATTTCCTGGTCCTGAATAAGCTGGCAAAGGCCGTGCTCGCCGTCCCGGGTATTTGGCGGGTCAAAGCGATAACCCGACCCAGTGGACTGCCGTTGGAACACGCCACTCTGCCATTTCAGATCAGTTTACGAAATGCCGCGATGCTGCAAACGATGAAGCAGCAGCAAGACCGGATGAAAGACCTGCTGTCCCAGGCCGACGAGATCGCGAAGACCATCGACATCACCCAGCGCCTGTATGACCTGATGCAGCAGCTCGCTGACACGACGCATCACCTCACTGTCAACACCCATGACACCGTGGCGATCACGACCGAGTTGCGGGACAACATTTCGGGATTCGACGATTTCTTGCGGCCGATCCGAAGTTACTTCTACTGGGAGAAGCACTGTTTCGACATTCCCATCTGCTGGTCGGTGCGGTCGCTGTTCGATTCCTTCGACGGTATTGACGAGATCAGCGACAAACTGGCCGAACTGGCAACAGACCTCGATCGCGTCGACGTGCTGATGCCGCGGCTGAATGCCGAACTACCCGTGATGATTTCGACCATGCAGACGTTGCGGACCATGATGCTGACCATGCACAGCACCATGTCGGGCGTGCTGGCCCAGATGAACCAACTGGGCGAGAACCCGACCGCGATGGCGCACGCTTTCGACACCGCCAGGGACGACGACTCGTTCTACCTGCCACCGGCGGTCTTTGAGAACAAGGACTTTCGGCGGGCGATGGATGGTTTCGTGTCGCCGGATGGGCACGCGGCCCGCTTCATCATCGAGCACCGGGAAGATCCGGCGACGGTCGAGGGTATCGCGCGGATCGAACCGATTCGGACGGCCGCCGAGGAGTCGCTCAAAACGACTCCGCTGTCGGGTAGCGGGATCTATCTGGCCGGAACCGCGGCCACCTTGAAGGACACTTCCTCGGGAGCCAGGTGGGATCTGCTGATCGCGGGAACGTCATCTCTTTGTCTCATTTTCATTATCATGCTGGTTCTGACCCGCGCCTTTGTTGCCGCCTTCGTAATTGTCGGCACGGTGGCACTTTCACTGGGCGCTTCCTTTGGGCTATCCGTGCTGTTCTGGCAATATCTGATGAGTTTCCCGTTGTATTGGCTCGTGGTCGTGACATCCGTCATCGTGCTGTTGGCCGTGGGATCCGATTACAACCTGCTGCTGGTTTCCCGATTTAAAGAGGAGATCGACGCCGGATTGAATACCGGCATCATTCGCGCGATGGGTGGCACCGGCAAGGTCGTGACCAATGCGGGCCTGGTGTTCGCGTTCACGATGGCATCGATGATCGTCAGCGATCTACGTGCCATCGGCCAGATCGGCACCACGATCGGTATCGGCCTGCTCTTCGACACACTGCTGGTTCGCGCGTTGATGACGCCATCCATCGCGGCCCTGCTGGGACGCTGGTTCTGGTGGCCCTTGAGCGTGCGCAACCGACCCGCCAGCGCGCTACTTCGGCCGTTCGGCGCGCGATCGTCGGTCCGTGCCCTGGTGCACAGCGAGTGA
- the car gene encoding carboxylic acid reductase, with product MSTTTREERLERRIENLTATDAQFAAAKPDPAVVEALDHPGLRLPQIVRTVLDGYGDRPALGQRAVEFVADPSGRTVLGLLPRFDTITYAELRERADAVARALTDDALQPGDRVAALGFNSVDFTTIDIALGVVGAVGVPLQTSAAVTQLTPIVTETEPAVFAASVNQLADAVELILSTDHRPSKLVVFDYHPEVDDEREAVESARARLTDAAVPVESLAELTRRGRALPATAAADVDDDALALLIYTSGSTGAPKGAMYPRRNVGKMWCRSSRNWFGETVASITLNFMPMSHVMGRGILYGTLGNGGTAYFAARSDLSTLLEDLELVRPTEMNFVPRIWETLYSEYQRRIDRGGSAAEVMNEVAQDLLGGRFIFAMTGSAPTSPDLKAWVENLLDMHLLDGYGSTEAGMVLFDGEVQRPPVIDYRLVDVPDLGYFATDRPYPRGELLLKTENMFPGYYKRPETTAGVFDPDGYYRTGDVVAEIAPNKVVYVDRRNNVLKLAQGEFVTVAKLEAVFGNSPLVRQIYVYGNSAHPYLLAVIVPSEEALSRFGADELKGRIADSLQVVAKEAGLQSYEVPRDFLIETTPFTLENGLLTGIRKLAWPKLKQHYGERLEQLYTDLAASQANELSELRRSGTTAPVLESVRRAAAALLGAASTELTPDAHFTDLGGDSLSALTFGNLLHEIFEVDVPVGVIVSPANDLAAIAAYIEAERQGTKRPSFASVHGRFEPGQAVEVHAGDLTLDKFLDAETLAAAPSLAAPATEIRTVLLTGATGFLGRYLALEWLERMDLVDGKVIALVRAKSDEDARARLDNTFDSGDPKLLAHYQELAADHLEVIAGDKGEANLGLDQQTWQRLADTVDLIVDPAALVNHVLPYSELFGPNALGTAELIRIALTGKKKPYTYVSTIGVGDQIKPGAFIEDADVRQISATRQIDDSYANGYGNSKWAGEVLLREANDLCGLPVAVFRCDMILADTSYAGQLNVPDMFTRMMLSLVATGIAPASFYELDADGNRQRSHYDGLPVEFIAEAVSTLGAQNVESFQTYHVMNPYDDGIGMDEFVDWLIADGNAIQRIADYGDWLPRFETALRGLPEKQRNASLLPLLHNYQKPEHPIRGSMAPTDRFRAAVQDAKVGPDKDIPHISAPIINKYISDLRLLGLL from the coding sequence ATGTCGACTACCACTCGCGAAGAGCGGCTAGAGCGCCGCATTGAGAATCTGACCGCTACCGACGCACAGTTCGCCGCCGCCAAGCCGGACCCGGCGGTCGTCGAGGCCCTCGATCACCCTGGACTGCGCCTTCCGCAGATCGTCCGGACAGTGCTCGATGGTTACGGTGACCGCCCGGCCCTCGGACAGCGCGCCGTCGAATTCGTCGCGGACCCCAGCGGTCGCACGGTGCTGGGGCTGCTCCCCCGCTTCGACACCATCACCTACGCTGAACTGCGCGAACGCGCCGATGCAGTGGCCCGGGCCCTGACCGACGACGCGCTGCAGCCGGGCGACCGGGTGGCGGCGCTGGGCTTCAACAGCGTCGACTTCACCACCATCGACATCGCACTCGGCGTGGTCGGCGCGGTAGGGGTCCCGCTGCAAACCAGCGCAGCGGTCACGCAGCTCACGCCGATCGTGACCGAGACCGAGCCTGCCGTGTTCGCGGCGAGCGTGAACCAGCTGGCCGACGCCGTCGAGCTGATCCTGAGCACCGACCACCGTCCCAGCAAACTCGTGGTGTTCGACTACCACCCGGAGGTCGACGACGAGCGCGAAGCCGTGGAAAGCGCCCGCGCACGGTTGACCGACGCCGCGGTGCCCGTCGAGTCCCTGGCCGAGCTGACGCGGCGCGGCCGGGCATTGCCCGCCACAGCGGCGGCGGACGTCGACGACGACGCACTGGCGCTGTTGATCTACACCTCCGGCAGCACCGGCGCACCCAAGGGCGCGATGTATCCCCGGCGCAACGTCGGCAAGATGTGGTGCCGGTCGAGCCGCAACTGGTTCGGCGAGACCGTCGCCTCGATCACCCTGAACTTCATGCCGATGAGCCACGTCATGGGACGCGGCATCCTCTACGGCACGCTCGGCAATGGCGGCACGGCCTACTTCGCCGCCCGCAGCGACCTGTCCACCCTGCTGGAAGACCTCGAGCTGGTGCGGCCCACCGAGATGAACTTCGTGCCGCGCATCTGGGAGACGTTGTACAGCGAATACCAGCGCCGCATCGACCGCGGCGGCAGTGCAGCCGAGGTCATGAACGAAGTGGCGCAGGATCTGCTGGGCGGGCGATTCATCTTCGCGATGACGGGCTCGGCGCCCACCTCCCCGGACCTGAAGGCATGGGTGGAAAACCTGCTCGACATGCACCTGCTGGACGGCTACGGCTCCACCGAGGCCGGGATGGTGCTGTTCGACGGCGAGGTGCAGCGTCCGCCGGTGATCGACTACAGACTGGTCGACGTGCCGGACCTGGGCTACTTCGCGACCGACCGGCCGTACCCGCGCGGCGAGCTGCTGCTCAAGACCGAGAACATGTTCCCCGGCTACTACAAGCGCCCGGAGACCACCGCCGGGGTGTTCGACCCGGACGGCTACTACCGCACCGGCGACGTCGTGGCCGAAATCGCGCCCAACAAGGTGGTTTACGTCGACCGCCGCAACAACGTGCTCAAACTTGCGCAGGGCGAATTCGTCACCGTGGCCAAGCTGGAGGCGGTGTTCGGCAACAGCCCGCTGGTGCGGCAGATCTACGTCTACGGCAACAGCGCGCACCCCTACCTGCTGGCGGTGATCGTGCCGAGCGAGGAGGCGCTGTCGCGGTTCGGCGCCGATGAGCTCAAGGGACGGATCGCCGACTCGCTACAGGTGGTCGCCAAGGAAGCCGGTCTGCAGTCCTACGAGGTGCCGCGCGACTTCCTCATCGAGACAACGCCTTTCACGCTGGAGAACGGTCTGCTGACCGGTATCCGCAAGCTGGCGTGGCCAAAGTTGAAGCAGCACTACGGCGAGCGGCTCGAACAGCTCTACACCGACCTGGCCGCGAGCCAGGCCAACGAGCTGAGCGAACTGCGCCGCAGCGGCACCACCGCGCCGGTGCTGGAATCGGTGCGCCGGGCCGCCGCCGCCCTGCTGGGCGCGGCCAGCACCGAGCTGACACCCGACGCCCACTTCACCGATCTGGGTGGAGACTCGTTGTCGGCGTTGACATTCGGCAACCTGCTGCACGAGATCTTCGAGGTCGACGTGCCGGTGGGCGTGATCGTCAGCCCGGCCAACGACCTGGCGGCCATTGCCGCCTACATCGAGGCCGAACGCCAGGGCACCAAGCGGCCCAGCTTCGCATCGGTGCACGGTCGCTTCGAACCTGGGCAAGCGGTCGAGGTGCACGCCGGCGACCTCACGCTGGACAAGTTCCTCGACGCCGAGACCCTGGCAGCCGCACCGAGTCTGGCCGCCCCGGCGACCGAGATCCGCACCGTGCTGCTGACCGGCGCCACCGGCTTCCTCGGCCGCTACCTGGCCCTGGAATGGCTGGAGCGGATGGACCTGGTCGACGGCAAGGTGATCGCGCTGGTCCGCGCCAAGTCCGACGAGGACGCGCGCGCCCGGCTGGACAACACCTTCGACAGCGGCGACCCCAAACTGCTGGCGCACTACCAGGAGTTGGCCGCCGATCACCTCGAGGTCATCGCCGGCGACAAGGGCGAGGCCAACCTCGGCCTGGACCAGCAGACCTGGCAGCGGCTGGCCGACACCGTCGACCTGATCGTCGACCCCGCCGCATTGGTCAACCACGTGCTGCCCTACAGCGAGCTGTTCGGCCCCAACGCCTTGGGCACCGCCGAGCTGATCCGCATCGCGCTGACCGGGAAGAAGAAGCCGTACACCTACGTGTCCACGATCGGGGTGGGCGACCAGATCAAGCCGGGCGCGTTCATCGAGGACGCCGACGTCCGCCAGATCAGCGCGACCCGCCAGATCGACGACAGTTACGCCAACGGCTACGGCAACAGCAAGTGGGCCGGTGAGGTGCTGCTGCGCGAGGCCAACGACCTGTGTGGCCTGCCGGTGGCGGTGTTCCGCTGCGACATGATCCTGGCCGACACCAGCTACGCCGGTCAGCTCAATGTGCCGGACATGTTCACCCGGATGATGCTGAGCCTGGTGGCCACCGGAATCGCGCCGGCCTCGTTCTACGAGCTCGACGCCGACGGAAACCGGCAGCGGTCGCACTACGACGGGCTGCCGGTGGAGTTCATCGCCGAAGCCGTCTCGACGCTGGGGGCGCAGAACGTGGAGAGCTTCCAGACCTACCACGTGATGAACCCCTACGACGACGGCATCGGGATGGACGAATTCGTCGACTGGCTGATCGCCGACGGCAACGCGATTCAGCGGATCGCCGATTACGGCGACTGGCTGCCGCGGTTCGAGACCGCTCTGCGGGGCCTGCCGGAGAAGCAGCGCAACGCCTCGCTGTTGCCGCTGTTGCACAACTACCAGAAGCCGGAGCACCCGATTCGCGGGTCGATGGCGCCGACCGACCGGTTCCGTGCGGCGGTCCAGGACGCGAAAGTCGGTCCGGACAAAGACATTCCGCACATTTCCGCGCCGATCATCAACAAGTACATCAGCGACCTACGCCTGCTGGGCCTGCTGTAA
- a CDS encoding DUF1304 domain-containing protein, giving the protein MITAGLAFAALAALLHVYIFTMESLTWTSPRTRATFGTTESEAETTKLLAFNQGFYNLFLAIVAGIGIAEVAMGHRAVGAALVFAGVGSMAAAAVVLVVSAPDKARAAVTQGTFPLISVVLLVLGLAT; this is encoded by the coding sequence ATGATCACCGCCGGACTGGCATTCGCCGCGCTCGCGGCGCTGCTGCACGTCTACATCTTCACGATGGAGTCGTTGACCTGGACCTCGCCGCGCACTCGCGCCACCTTCGGTACGACCGAATCCGAGGCCGAGACCACCAAGCTGCTCGCCTTCAACCAGGGCTTTTACAACTTGTTCCTGGCGATCGTCGCCGGCATCGGGATCGCCGAGGTCGCGATGGGACACCGCGCGGTGGGAGCCGCGCTCGTCTTCGCCGGGGTCGGATCCATGGCCGCGGCCGCGGTCGTCCTCGTGGTGTCGGCACCGGACAAGGCCCGGGCCGCGGTGACGCAGGGCACCTTCCCCTTGATCTCGGTGGTGCTGCTGGTGCTCGGCCTCGCGACGTAA
- the ruvB gene encoding Holliday junction branch migration DNA helicase RuvB produces the protein MSDDFSEDFSDRDLSPTLTVGEGDVDVSLRPRSLREFIGQARVREQLQLVLEGAKNRGGTPDHILLSGPPGLGKTSLAMIIAAELGSTLRVTSGPALERAGDLAAMLSNLVEHDVLFIDEIHRIARPAEEMLYLAMEDFRVDVVVGKGPGATSIPLEVAPFTLVGATTRSGALTGPLRDRFGFTAHMDFYEPADLERVLARSAGILGIELGAEAGAEIARRSRGTPRIANRLLRRVRDFAEVRADGVITRDVAKSALEVYDVDELGLDRLDRAVLLALTRSFGGGPVGVSTLAVAVGEEATTVEEVCEPFLVRAGMVARTPRGRVATAQAWTHLGMTPPAGVTGLAQPGLFE, from the coding sequence ATGAGCGACGACTTCTCCGAGGACTTCTCGGATCGAGACCTGTCCCCGACGCTGACCGTCGGGGAGGGCGACGTCGACGTCAGCCTGCGGCCCCGCTCGCTGCGGGAGTTCATCGGCCAGGCCCGGGTCCGCGAACAGCTGCAGCTGGTCCTCGAGGGCGCCAAGAACCGTGGTGGCACACCGGATCACATTCTGCTGTCCGGCCCGCCGGGGTTGGGCAAGACGTCGCTGGCGATGATCATCGCCGCCGAACTCGGGTCCACGCTGCGGGTCACCTCGGGGCCGGCGCTGGAGCGCGCCGGCGACCTGGCCGCGATGCTGTCGAACCTGGTCGAGCACGACGTGTTGTTCATCGACGAAATCCACCGCATCGCCCGGCCGGCCGAGGAGATGCTCTACCTCGCGATGGAGGACTTCCGGGTCGACGTCGTGGTGGGCAAAGGCCCTGGGGCAACGTCGATCCCGCTGGAGGTGGCGCCGTTCACGCTGGTCGGCGCGACCACCCGGTCCGGCGCGCTGACCGGTCCGCTGCGGGACCGCTTCGGTTTCACCGCGCACATGGATTTCTACGAGCCGGCCGATCTGGAGCGGGTGCTGGCGCGTTCGGCCGGGATACTCGGCATCGAGTTGGGCGCCGAAGCCGGTGCGGAGATCGCCCGGCGCTCACGCGGCACGCCGCGGATCGCCAACCGCCTGTTGCGCAGGGTCCGCGACTTCGCCGAGGTGCGGGCCGACGGCGTGATCACCCGCGACGTCGCCAAGTCCGCGCTGGAGGTGTACGACGTCGACGAGCTCGGGCTCGACCGGCTGGACCGGGCGGTGCTGTTGGCGCTGACCCGCAGCTTCGGCGGCGGCCCGGTCGGGGTTTCGACGCTCGCGGTGGCGGTCGGGGAGGAGGCGACCACCGTCGAGGAGGTGTGTGAGCCGTTCCTGGTGCGCGCCGGCATGGTTGCGCGGACGCCGCGGGGCCGGGTGGCCACCGCGCAGGCGTGGACTCATCTGGGTATGACACCGCCGGCCGGGGTCACCGGCTTGGCCCAACCGGGGCTGTTCGAGTAG
- the ruvA gene encoding Holliday junction branch migration protein RuvA, whose translation MIASVRGEVLEVALDHVVIEAAGVGYRVNATPSTLSTLRLGSEARLVTAMIVREDSQTLYGFVDGETRDLFLTLLSVSGVGPRLAMATLAVYDADSLRQALADGDVTALTRVPGIGKRGAERMVLELRDKIYTAGARAAAPAVNGHTVRGPVVEALVGLGFAAKQAEDATDNVLAASREKGEQATTSDALRAALSLLGKAK comes from the coding sequence GTGATCGCCTCGGTGCGCGGTGAGGTGCTCGAGGTGGCACTCGATCATGTGGTGATCGAGGCCGCCGGCGTCGGCTACCGGGTGAACGCGACGCCGTCGACGCTGTCGACGCTGCGCCTCGGCAGCGAAGCCCGCCTGGTCACCGCGATGATCGTGCGCGAGGATTCGCAGACGCTGTACGGCTTTGTTGACGGCGAGACCCGCGACCTGTTCCTGACGCTGCTGTCGGTGTCGGGCGTCGGGCCGCGGCTCGCGATGGCGACCCTGGCCGTGTACGACGCCGACTCACTGCGCCAGGCGCTGGCCGACGGCGACGTCACCGCGCTGACCCGGGTGCCCGGCATCGGCAAGCGCGGCGCCGAGCGTATGGTTCTCGAGTTGCGCGACAAGATCTATACGGCCGGTGCGCGCGCGGCAGCGCCGGCGGTCAACGGCCATACAGTGCGGGGCCCGGTGGTCGAGGCGCTGGTCGGTCTGGGCTTCGCGGCCAAGCAGGCCGAGGACGCCACCGACAACGTGCTGGCGGCCAGTCGCGAAAAAGGCGAGCAGGCAACGACTTCCGACGCGTTACGGGCTGCGCTGTCGTTGCTGGGCAAGGCCAAATGA
- the ruvC gene encoding crossover junction endodeoxyribonuclease RuvC, whose protein sequence is MRVMGVDPGLTRCGLSVVESGRGRNIVALDVDVVRTPSDAALPKRLLAISDAVEHWLDTHRPDVVAIERVFAQHNVSTVMGTAQAGGVIALAAAKRDIDVHFHTPSEVKAAVTGNGTADKAQVTAMVTRILALQAKPTPADAADALALAICHCWRAPMLARMAAAEALAAEARQAYRAKLAAKAKAAKAGAGR, encoded by the coding sequence ATGCGCGTGATGGGCGTCGACCCCGGACTGACCCGATGCGGGCTGTCCGTGGTCGAAAGCGGGCGCGGCCGAAATATCGTCGCGCTGGATGTCGACGTGGTCCGTACCCCGTCGGATGCCGCGCTGCCCAAAAGGCTGCTGGCCATCAGCGATGCCGTCGAGCATTGGCTGGATACGCATCGTCCCGACGTGGTCGCGATCGAGCGGGTGTTCGCCCAGCACAACGTGTCGACGGTGATGGGCACCGCGCAGGCCGGTGGCGTGATCGCGCTGGCGGCGGCCAAACGGGACATCGACGTGCACTTCCATACCCCCAGCGAGGTCAAGGCCGCGGTCACCGGCAACGGCACCGCCGACAAGGCTCAGGTCACCGCGATGGTCACGAGAATCCTTGCACTGCAAGCCAAACCGACGCCGGCCGACGCGGCCGATGCGCTGGCGCTGGCCATCTGCCATTGCTGGAGAGCGCCGATGCTGGCCCGGATGGCGGCGGCCGAGGCGTTGGCCGCCGAAGCACGCCAGGCCTACCGGGCCAAGTTGGCGGCGAAGGCCAAGGCCGCCAAGGCGGGTGCGGGCCGGTGA